One Aegilops tauschii subsp. strangulata cultivar AL8/78 chromosome 7, Aet v6.0, whole genome shotgun sequence genomic window carries:
- the LOC109784014 gene encoding probable indole-3-pyruvate monooxygenase YUCCA11 yields the protein MENVVVLIVGAGPAGLATAACLSQFSIPYVIVERESCSASLWRNHAYNRLKLHLAKEFCKSYSGMNVLVIGSGNSGMEIAYDLAAHGANTSIVIRSPIHIMTKELIRLGMTLARHLPLNLVDNLIVMAANLKFGDLSKHGIRRPKMGPMILKSKTGRSAVIDVGTVGLIKKGIIKVHGSISKIMGDIVEFQCSKEISFDAIVFATGYKSTTNIWLTNGERMLNENGLPIKEYPNHWKGENGLYCVGLARRGLAGIAADAKNIAGDIKSVICTMSG from the exons ATGGAGAATGTTGTAGTGTTGATTGTTGGCGCTGGGCCAGCCGGCCTTGCAACAGCAGCATGCCTTAGTCAATTCTCAATTCCCTATGTCATTGTCGAGCGCGAAAGTTGCAGCGCGTCACTTTGGCGCAACCACGCCTACAATCGGCTCAAGCTGCATCTTGCAAAGGAGTTCT GCAAGAGCTACTCTGGCATGAACGTATTGGTCATTGGATCTGGCAACTCTGGAATGGAAATTGCTTATGACCTTGCGGCCCATGGTGCCAATACTTCAATTGTTATACGAAGCCCG ATTCACATTATGACAAAGGAATTAATTAGGTTGGGGATGACACTTGCTCGCCATCTTCCACTGAATCTAGTGGATAACCTCATTGTGATGGCTGCGAATTTAAAATTTGGAGACCTATCGAAGCATGGCATCCGAAGGCCAAAAATGGGTCCAATGATCCTCAAGTCAAAAACCGGCCGATCTGCTGTTATTGATGTTGGCACTGTTGGGTTAATCAAAAAAGGTATCATCAAA GTACATGGGAGCATTAGTAAGATCATGGGCGATATAGTTGAATTTCAGTGCAGTAAAGAAATATCATTTGATGCGATTGTGTTTGCAACTGGATACAAAAGCACAACAAATATATGGCTCACG AATGGTGAGAGGATGTTAAATGAAAATGGACTGCCTATCAAAGAATATCCGAATCATTGGAAAGGTGAAAATGGGCTCTATTGTGTTGGGTTAGCAAGGAGAGGATTGGCTGGTATTGCAGCAGATGCCAAGAATATCGCCGGTGACATCAAGTCAGTGATATGCACTATGTCCGGCTAA